A window of Xylophilus sp. GW821-FHT01B05 contains these coding sequences:
- a CDS encoding histidine phosphatase family protein codes for MDATRIIAIRHGETAWNVDTRIQGQLDIPLNATGVWQAGQLARALADEPITAVYASDLQRAFETARAVADVHALQLQPTPGLRERAFGSFEGLTFADIEAKLPEQARLWRTREPAFRPGDTGESLLQFRERVTTAVHAVAERHVGEQIVVVGHGGVMDVLYRAATGQELQAPRTWKLGNAAINRLLWTPEGLSLVGWADDAHLARGELDDSTA; via the coding sequence ATGGACGCCACCCGCATCATTGCCATCCGCCACGGCGAAACGGCCTGGAACGTGGACACCCGCATCCAGGGCCAGTTGGACATCCCGCTCAACGCCACTGGCGTCTGGCAGGCCGGGCAGCTCGCGCGGGCACTGGCAGACGAGCCCATCACGGCGGTCTACGCCAGCGACCTGCAACGCGCCTTCGAAACCGCCCGCGCCGTGGCCGACGTGCACGCCCTGCAACTGCAACCAACCCCCGGCCTGCGCGAACGCGCCTTTGGCAGCTTCGAGGGTCTGACCTTCGCCGACATAGAAGCCAAGCTGCCCGAGCAGGCCCGCCTCTGGCGCACGCGGGAACCCGCCTTCCGTCCTGGCGACACCGGCGAATCCCTGCTGCAGTTCCGCGAGCGCGTAACCACCGCCGTCCATGCCGTGGCAGAACGCCATGTGGGCGAGCAGATCGTGGTGGTCGGCCACGGCGGCGTGATGGACGTGCTCTACCGCGCCGCCACCGGCCAGGAACTGCAAGCCCCCCGCACCTGGAAACTGGGCAACGCCGCCATCAACCGACTGCTGTGGACACCCGAAGGGCTGTCATTGGTCGGCTGGGCCGACGACGCGCATCTGGCGCGCGGTGAGCTGGACGATTCGACGGCTTGA
- a CDS encoding DUF4136 domain-containing protein, with product MTPKKAILLAGALGAALLLAGCATTRVVDSDVQAFSTLTTVPANASYRFERLPSQQTRPQMQDQLEQVAQGALERVGLRRDDAAAKYSVQVSFNGQRQVSYDPWGGPGWGPGWGPGWGGGYWRRGGWGYYGGWGGGGFPDRVLYQQQVNVVLRDLATGQVVYETHASSEDLRPANNTVLTVMLDAALHGFPVAPQGVRQVSTTLPSQ from the coding sequence ATGACACCAAAGAAAGCCATCCTCCTTGCCGGCGCCCTGGGTGCCGCCCTGCTGCTGGCCGGCTGCGCCACCACCCGCGTCGTGGACAGCGATGTCCAGGCCTTCTCCACGCTGACGACAGTCCCCGCCAACGCCAGCTACCGCTTCGAGCGCCTGCCCTCCCAGCAAACCCGGCCGCAAATGCAGGACCAGTTGGAGCAGGTCGCCCAAGGCGCGCTGGAACGCGTAGGCCTGCGGCGCGACGACGCGGCCGCCAAGTACAGCGTGCAGGTCAGCTTCAACGGCCAGCGCCAGGTCAGCTATGACCCGTGGGGCGGTCCAGGCTGGGGCCCCGGTTGGGGGCCAGGCTGGGGCGGCGGCTATTGGCGGCGAGGCGGCTGGGGCTACTACGGCGGCTGGGGCGGCGGGGGCTTCCCTGATCGCGTGCTCTACCAGCAGCAGGTCAACGTCGTACTGCGCGACCTTGCCACCGGCCAGGTCGTGTACGAGACCCACGCCAGCAGCGAAGACCTGCGGCCTGCCAACAACACCGTTTTGACCGTGATGCTCGACGCCGCACTGCATGGCTTCCCGGTTGCACCACAGGGCGTGCGCCAGGTCAGCACCACCCTGCCGTCCCAATGA
- a CDS encoding ABC transporter ATP-binding protein gives MLDVQDLHITFNAGTPIENRALRGLSLQIPTGQFVSVIGSNGAGKSTLLNAVSGDLGVDEGRIAIDNADVTRLSAWQRADKVARVFQDPMAGTCEALTIEENMALALARGRRRGFRFAIRRDMRALFRDKLAILGLGLENRLSDRIGLLSGGQRQAVSLLMASLQPSRILLLDEHTAALDPKTAAFVLELTARIVAEGQLTAMMVTHSMRQALDYGTRTVMLHQGRVVLDVSGPERAGLDVPDLLRMFEKTRGEVLADDALLLG, from the coding sequence ATGCTTGACGTCCAAGACCTGCACATCACCTTCAACGCCGGCACGCCCATCGAGAACCGGGCGCTGCGCGGGCTCTCGCTGCAAATCCCCACGGGGCAGTTCGTCTCGGTCATTGGCTCCAACGGCGCGGGCAAGTCGACGCTGCTCAATGCCGTGTCGGGCGACCTCGGGGTGGACGAGGGCCGCATCGCCATCGACAACGCCGATGTCACCCGCCTGTCCGCCTGGCAGCGCGCCGACAAAGTGGCCCGCGTGTTCCAGGACCCAATGGCCGGCACCTGCGAGGCGCTGACCATCGAAGAGAACATGGCGCTGGCCCTGGCACGCGGCCGGCGCCGCGGCTTTCGCTTCGCCATCCGGCGCGACATGCGCGCGCTGTTCCGCGACAAGCTCGCCATCCTCGGCCTGGGCCTGGAGAACCGGCTGAGCGACCGCATCGGCCTGCTCTCTGGCGGGCAGCGCCAGGCGGTCAGCCTGCTGATGGCCTCGCTCCAGCCCTCGCGCATCCTGCTGCTGGACGAGCACACCGCCGCGCTCGACCCCAAAACCGCTGCCTTCGTGCTGGAGCTGACCGCGCGCATCGTGGCCGAGGGCCAGCTCACCGCCATGATGGTCACCCACAGCATGCGCCAGGCACTGGACTACGGCACCCGCACCGTGATGCTGCACCAGGGCCGGGTGGTGCTGGATGTCTCCGGCCCCGAACGCGCCGGCCTGGACGTGCCCGACCTGCTGCGCATGTTCGAGAAGACCCGCGGCGAGGTGCTGGCGGACGACGCGCTGTTGTTAGGCTGA
- a CDS encoding ABC transporter permease, which yields MSLYSLWGALEIGLIFGLVALGVFITFRVLNFPDLTVDGSFPLGAAVAATLIASGVNPFLATATAIAAGAAAGFLTGWLHVRLKIMDLLAGILVMIALYSINLRIMGKPNVPLITEPTIFSVLPGWLPDYIERPLAMLALVAVAKLLLDWFFSSEIGLALRATGANARMARAQGVATGTATLVGMALSNALVALAGAVFAQSQGGADISMGIGTIVIGLAAVIVGESVLPARRLVLTTLAVVLGAVLYRLFIALALNSEFIGLKAQDLNLVTAVLVALALVLPRLKRRRAPRAAKGV from the coding sequence GTGTCGCTGTACTCCCTTTGGGGGGCGCTAGAGATCGGGCTGATCTTCGGCCTGGTCGCGCTTGGCGTCTTCATCACCTTTCGCGTCCTCAACTTCCCCGACCTGACGGTGGACGGCAGCTTTCCGCTGGGCGCCGCAGTCGCGGCCACGCTGATCGCCAGCGGCGTCAACCCGTTCTTGGCCACCGCCACAGCAATCGCCGCTGGCGCGGCCGCAGGCTTTCTCACCGGCTGGCTGCATGTGCGGCTGAAGATCATGGACCTGCTCGCGGGCATCCTGGTCATGATCGCGCTCTACTCGATCAACCTGCGCATCATGGGCAAGCCCAATGTGCCGCTGATCACCGAGCCCACCATCTTCTCGGTGCTGCCGGGCTGGCTGCCTGACTACATCGAGCGGCCGCTGGCCATGCTGGCGCTGGTCGCCGTAGCCAAGCTGCTGCTGGACTGGTTCTTCTCATCCGAGATCGGCCTGGCACTGCGTGCCACCGGCGCCAACGCCCGCATGGCGCGCGCCCAGGGCGTGGCCACCGGCACCGCCACGCTGGTCGGCATGGCCTTGTCCAACGCCCTGGTGGCGCTGGCCGGTGCGGTCTTTGCGCAGAGCCAGGGCGGCGCCGACATCTCCATGGGCATAGGCACCATCGTGATCGGGCTGGCCGCAGTCATCGTCGGCGAAAGCGTGCTGCCGGCGCGCCGCCTGGTCTTGACCACGCTGGCCGTGGTGCTGGGCGCGGTGCTCTACCGCCTGTTCATCGCGCTGGCGCTCAACAGCGAATTCATTGGCCTGAAGGCACAGGACCTGAACCTGGTGACCGCCGTGCTGGTGGCCCTGGCGCTGGTACTGCCGCGCCTGAAACGCCGGCGCGCACCGCGTGCCGCCAAGGGAGTCTGA
- a CDS encoding ABC transporter substrate-binding protein, producing the protein MTIRLPALRRRPLLSAGAALLLAASALPALAQTKAVSITAIVEHPALDAIRDGVKDELQAAGYEAGKNLKWEYQSAQGNPGTAAQIARKFIGDKPDVIVAIATPSAQAVVAATKTIPVVYSGVTDPVAAQLVKDWKPSGTNVTGVSDLLALDKQLALIKQLVPNAKRVGMVYNPGEANSAVVVKQLKELLGQSGMTLVEAAAPRSVDVGAAARTLVGKVDVIYTNTDNNVVSAYEALVKVGNDAKIPLIAADTDSVKRGAVAALGIDYRDLGRQTGRQVVRILKGEAPGAIASETSSKLELVLNASAAAKQGVKLSPELRQSAKTVLE; encoded by the coding sequence ATGACCATCCGCCTTCCCGCCCTTCGCCGCCGCCCGCTGCTGTCCGCCGGCGCCGCCCTGCTGCTCGCCGCCAGCGCCCTGCCCGCCCTGGCGCAGACCAAGGCCGTGTCCATCACCGCCATCGTCGAGCACCCGGCACTGGACGCGATCCGCGACGGCGTGAAGGACGAGCTGCAGGCCGCCGGCTACGAGGCCGGCAAGAACCTCAAGTGGGAATACCAGAGCGCCCAGGGCAACCCGGGCACGGCCGCGCAGATCGCACGCAAGTTCATCGGCGACAAGCCCGATGTCATCGTCGCCATCGCCACGCCCTCGGCCCAGGCCGTGGTGGCCGCCACCAAGACCATTCCGGTGGTGTACTCCGGCGTGACCGACCCGGTCGCGGCGCAACTGGTGAAGGACTGGAAGCCTTCGGGCACCAATGTCACCGGCGTGTCGGACCTGCTGGCGCTGGACAAGCAACTGGCCCTGATCAAGCAACTGGTGCCCAACGCCAAGCGCGTGGGCATGGTCTACAACCCGGGCGAGGCGAACTCGGCCGTGGTCGTCAAGCAGCTCAAGGAACTGCTCGGCCAATCCGGCATGACGCTGGTCGAGGCCGCTGCGCCGCGCTCGGTCGACGTGGGGGCTGCGGCACGCACGCTGGTGGGCAAGGTCGATGTGATCTACACCAACACCGACAACAACGTGGTCTCGGCCTACGAGGCGCTGGTCAAGGTCGGCAATGACGCCAAGATTCCGCTGATCGCGGCCGATACCGACAGCGTCAAGCGCGGCGCGGTGGCGGCCCTGGGCATCGACTACCGCGACCTGGGGCGCCAGACCGGCCGCCAGGTGGTACGCATCCTGAAGGGCGAGGCACCCGGTGCCATCGCCAGCGAGACCAGCAGCAAGCTCGAACTGGTGCTGAACGCATCGGCCGCCGCCAAACAGGGTGTGAAGCTGTCGCCCGAACTGCGCCAATCCGCCAAGACGGTGCTCGAATAA
- the ttcA gene encoding tRNA 2-thiocytidine(32) synthetase TtcA: MSAVWTETENETAADTAAATNFKIERETHKLEKRLCREMGRAIVDFNMVEEGDKVMVCMSGGKDSYAMLDILLKLKARAPIHFDIIAVNLDQKQPGFPEHVLPEYLAKLGVPFHIENQDTYSIVKRVIPEGKTTCGLCSRLRRGILYRVADELGATKVALGHHRDDILQTFLLNMFFGAKLKSMPPKLVSDDGKHIVIRPLAYVAEKDLVRWAQHRQFPIIPCTLCGSQENLQRKQVGEMLRDWEKKFPGRVENMFSALQSVVPSHLADRALYDFAGLKADGVAREDGDKAFDPESFAAPPAASGLPALQIVAL, from the coding sequence ATGAGCGCCGTCTGGACTGAAACCGAAAACGAAACCGCTGCCGACACGGCCGCCGCCACCAACTTCAAGATCGAGCGCGAAACCCACAAGCTCGAAAAGCGCCTGTGCCGCGAGATGGGCCGCGCCATCGTCGACTTCAACATGGTTGAGGAAGGCGACAAGGTCATGGTCTGCATGTCTGGCGGCAAAGACAGCTACGCCATGCTGGACATTCTGTTGAAGCTCAAGGCGCGCGCGCCCATCCACTTCGACATCATTGCCGTCAACCTCGACCAGAAGCAGCCCGGCTTCCCCGAACACGTGCTGCCCGAGTACCTGGCCAAGCTGGGCGTGCCCTTCCACATCGAGAACCAGGACACCTACAGCATCGTCAAGCGCGTCATTCCTGAGGGCAAGACCACCTGTGGCCTGTGCAGCCGGCTGCGCCGCGGCATCCTGTACCGCGTGGCCGACGAGCTGGGCGCCACCAAGGTCGCGCTGGGCCACCACCGCGACGACATCCTGCAGACCTTCCTGCTCAACATGTTCTTTGGCGCCAAGCTCAAGAGCATGCCGCCCAAGCTGGTGAGCGACGACGGCAAGCACATCGTCATCCGCCCGCTGGCCTACGTGGCCGAGAAAGACCTGGTGCGCTGGGCCCAGCACCGCCAGTTCCCCATCATTCCCTGCACCCTGTGCGGCAGCCAGGAGAACCTGCAGCGCAAGCAGGTCGGTGAAATGCTGCGCGACTGGGAGAAGAAATTCCCCGGCCGCGTAGAAAACATGTTCAGCGCGCTGCAGAGCGTGGTGCCTTCGCACCTGGCCGACCGCGCGTTGTACGATTTCGCCGGCCTGAAGGCCGATGGCGTCGCCCGCGAGGACGGCGACAAGGCCTTCGACCCGGAGAGCTTTGCGGCACCGCCCGCGGCCTCCGGCCTGCCCGCGCTGCAAATCGTGGCGCTCTAA
- a CDS encoding PIN domain-containing protein produces the protein MSILVDTNIVLDVLLQRAAFIDSARLVFKRVELGAARALLCATTVTTIDYYLSREFDRDTSRGALRQLLKLFDVAAVGRTVVDTALASGMADFEDAVLAHAAQASGATAIVTRNLRDFAASPVRAYTPEQWLALNPA, from the coding sequence ATGAGCATTCTGGTCGATACCAACATCGTGCTGGATGTGCTGCTGCAGCGCGCGGCCTTCATCGATTCCGCACGGCTGGTGTTCAAGCGGGTCGAGCTTGGAGCAGCACGCGCCCTGCTGTGCGCCACGACGGTAACCACCATCGACTACTACCTCAGCCGCGAATTTGACCGCGATACCAGCCGGGGTGCGCTGCGGCAGTTGCTCAAGCTGTTCGACGTCGCCGCCGTAGGCCGCACCGTGGTCGATACCGCCCTCGCCAGCGGCATGGCCGACTTCGAAGACGCCGTGCTGGCCCATGCCGCACAGGCCAGCGGCGCCACTGCCATCGTCACCCGCAACCTGCGCGACTTTGCCGCCAGTCCGGTGCGCGCCTACACCCCCGAGCAATGGCTCGCCTTGAACCCGGCCTGA
- a CDS encoding DUF6364 family protein, which yields MNTKLTLRLDEELIESAKTYAAEHGRSLSQLVADYFAALAVRQSPADSQEAGVTPITDGLVGLLKTAKQPPEALADDGYYQHIRAKHLHGSVR from the coding sequence ATGAACACCAAACTCACCCTGCGCCTGGATGAAGAGCTGATCGAAAGCGCCAAGACCTACGCGGCCGAGCACGGCCGCTCGCTCTCGCAATTGGTCGCGGATTACTTCGCGGCATTGGCCGTGCGCCAATCGCCCGCCGACTCCCAGGAAGCCGGTGTCACCCCGATCACCGACGGCTTGGTCGGTCTGCTGAAGACCGCAAAGCAGCCGCCCGAGGCGCTGGCAGACGACGGCTATTACCAGCACATCCGCGCAAAACACCTGCACGGCTCGGTTCGATGA
- a CDS encoding dihydroneopterin aldolase, giving the protein MSTTKGTQILTLAGLRFDANLGILDFEKTSPQPIQVDAELNLGTQDLLPRDDEILHVLDYRKVRKIIIDECNAVHVNLLESLIGKVAHRLMQLPGVLGVRVKIAKLEIFDDCEVAIRMETGQW; this is encoded by the coding sequence ATGTCCACCACCAAAGGCACCCAGATCCTCACCCTTGCCGGCCTGCGCTTTGACGCCAACCTGGGCATCCTCGATTTTGAGAAGACCTCGCCCCAGCCGATCCAGGTGGACGCCGAACTGAACCTCGGCACGCAAGACCTACTGCCGCGCGACGACGAGATCCTGCACGTGCTGGACTACCGCAAGGTGCGCAAGATCATCATCGACGAGTGCAACGCCGTGCACGTGAACCTGCTGGAGAGCCTGATCGGCAAGGTCGCGCACCGGCTGATGCAACTGCCCGGCGTGCTGGGCGTGCGGGTGAAGATCGCCAAGCTGGAGATTTTTGACGACTGCGAAGTGGCGATACGGATGGAAACCGGGCAGTGGTAG
- a CDS encoding SDR family oxidoreductase — MPHPTATPSPRTVLVTGGAKRLGREIALALAAGGWQVALHYRYSADDATKTIAECRLHASASATFHADLEDEAAVRALVPQVVAQFGQLDAVVNNASLFEHDDVQSFGFAALERHLRSNTAAPILLAQALHAHLQARGAEPGLGAVVNLLDQKLWNPNPDFLSYTLSKAALETAGTLLAQALAPLLRVVGVAPGLTLTSHMLSEEKFAVLHQQSPLGRSSSPEDVAATVRFALENRSITGTTLLVDGGQHLMKFERDFSLM, encoded by the coding sequence GTGCCCCACCCCACCGCCACCCCATCGCCACGCACCGTCCTCGTCACCGGGGGCGCCAAGCGCCTGGGCCGCGAGATCGCGCTGGCGCTGGCCGCAGGCGGCTGGCAGGTGGCCCTGCATTACCGGTACTCTGCAGACGACGCTACCAAAACAATAGCTGAATGCCGGCTCCACGCCTCGGCTTCAGCCACTTTTCATGCAGATTTAGAAGACGAAGCCGCCGTGCGCGCCCTGGTGCCGCAGGTGGTGGCGCAGTTCGGCCAGCTCGACGCGGTGGTCAACAACGCTTCATTGTTCGAGCATGACGACGTGCAGAGCTTTGGCTTTGCCGCGTTGGAGCGCCACCTGCGCAGCAATACCGCTGCGCCCATCCTGTTGGCGCAGGCGCTGCACGCCCACCTGCAGGCGCGCGGCGCCGAGCCCGGCCTGGGCGCGGTGGTCAACCTGCTGGACCAGAAGCTGTGGAACCCCAACCCCGACTTCCTGAGCTACACGCTGTCCAAGGCCGCGCTGGAAACCGCCGGCACGCTGCTGGCCCAGGCGCTGGCGCCGCTGCTGCGGGTGGTGGGCGTGGCACCGGGACTCACGCTCACCAGCCACATGCTGTCGGAAGAGAAATTTGCCGTGCTGCACCAGCAGTCGCCGCTGGGCCGCTCGTCTTCGCCCGAAGACGTGGCCGCCACGGTCAGGTTCGCGCTGGAGAACCGATCCATCACCGGCACCACGCTGCTGGTGGACGGCGGCCAGCACCTGATGAAGTTCGAGCGCGACTTCTCCTTGATGTAA
- a CDS encoding SAM-dependent methyltransferase, with protein MTTRPESLSSAPHGALHGQIASAIAQAGGWIGFDRFMAMALYAPGLGYYARSSPKFGAMPQSGSDFVTAPELSPLFGRTLAAQVAEALQATGTDEVWEFGAGSGALAQQLLEALGDRVRRYVIVDVSGSLRARQQARLAAWGDKVQWLAELPARIEGVVVGNEVLDAMPVQLLARHGGQADGVWHERGVVLQDGAFAWADRLTDLRPPLDIEGPQDYLTEIHPQGQAFVRTLADRLARGAAFLLDYGFGESEYYHPQRHMGTVMCHRGHVADSDPLADVGEKDITAHVDFTGIALAAQEAGLEVLGYTTQAHFLYNCGLGPLLDQASPVERAAAAKLVLEHEMGELFKVIALGRGEAWEPMGFAQGDRSHRL; from the coding sequence ATGACGACGAGACCCGAGAGTTTATCGAGCGCCCCGCACGGGGCTTTGCATGGCCAGATCGCCAGCGCCATTGCCCAGGCGGGCGGCTGGATCGGCTTTGACCGCTTCATGGCCATGGCGCTGTATGCGCCCGGCCTGGGCTACTACGCGCGCAGCAGCCCCAAGTTTGGCGCCATGCCGCAATCGGGCAGCGACTTTGTCACCGCCCCCGAGCTGTCGCCGCTGTTTGGCCGCACGCTGGCGGCGCAGGTGGCCGAGGCGCTGCAGGCCACCGGCACGGACGAGGTCTGGGAGTTTGGCGCCGGCTCCGGCGCGCTGGCCCAGCAACTGCTGGAGGCGCTGGGCGACCGTGTGCGGCGCTACGTCATCGTCGATGTGTCTGGCAGCCTGCGTGCGCGCCAGCAGGCGCGGCTGGCGGCCTGGGGCGACAAGGTGCAGTGGCTGGCCGAACTGCCCGCGCGCATCGAGGGCGTGGTGGTCGGCAACGAGGTGCTGGACGCCATGCCGGTGCAACTGCTGGCGCGCCACGGCGGCCAGGCGGATGGTGTGTGGCACGAGCGCGGCGTGGTGCTGCAAGACGGCGCCTTTGCCTGGGCCGACCGGCTGACCGATTTGCGCCCGCCGCTGGACATCGAAGGCCCGCAGGACTACCTGACCGAAATCCACCCGCAAGGCCAGGCCTTCGTGCGCACCCTGGCCGACCGGCTGGCGCGCGGTGCGGCCTTTTTGCTGGACTACGGCTTTGGCGAATCCGAGTACTACCACCCGCAGCGCCACATGGGCACGGTGATGTGCCACCGCGGCCATGTCGCCGACAGCGATCCATTGGCCGATGTGGGCGAGAAGGACATCACCGCCCATGTCGACTTCACCGGCATTGCGCTGGCGGCGCAAGAGGCGGGGCTGGAGGTGCTGGGCTACACCACGCAGGCGCACTTTCTCTACAACTGCGGGTTGGGGCCCTTGCTGGACCAGGCCAGCCCGGTGGAGCGCGCCGCTGCCGCCAAGCTGGTGCTGGAGCACGAAATGGGCGAGCTGTTCAAGGTGATCGCCCTGGGCCGGGGCGAGGCCTGGGAGCCCATGGGTTTTGCGCAGGGCGACCGCAGCCATCGGCTGTAG